A genomic region of Pyrus communis chromosome 14, drPyrComm1.1, whole genome shotgun sequence contains the following coding sequences:
- the LOC137714274 gene encoding zinc finger BED domain-containing protein RICESLEEPER 2-like translates to MYVVEQDFTNLSDGGSVEVTMGLQPDHGSENTEDTNTSPAKKKARVIKLGKRTLRSPVWKTFNKLTTIFEDGKSRAQCKDCKKLVIDDSHHGTSNMNRHLKTCPGQTGGLLSVSEFCSQNFDLVVFHSLLVKVIIKHNLPFSFSEYEGIRALFAYIYPDIKSPCRNTIKVCVLRMFKNEKQRLHNLLGSVEGRICLTLDLWTSQRTDGYLALAAHFVDKDWKLHKRILSFCYMPHPHTGIALSEKINALVTEWGIEKKLFSITLDNASSNISFVCILKNQLNFRSLLVMNGDLFHMRCCAHVLNLIVQDGLKEIDHLVIEIRECIKYIKGSKARKLKFYECVRQWDKIMKISKFFGYFYEVTCLFSGTKYLTSNLFFPKVFVIQLQIKAAMNDTESFMNKMGTYMYMKFEKYWLEYSLILAIAIILDPRYKLHFADWAYTKLHGVNSVEFTKVNDKLNDLFSVYLEKLPHLDNSNTPLNSVPNHQTESVDVLFEVT, encoded by the exons ATGTATGTTGTAGAGCAAGATTTTACGAAccttagtgatggagggtcagtGGAAGTGACAATGGGATTACAACCTGATCATGGAAGTGAAAATACAGAAGATACAAATACAAGTCCGGCAAAGAAAAAGGCTAGGGTGATCAAATTAGGTAAGCGAACACTCAGGTCTCCTGTTTGGAAAACTTTCAACAAATTGACTACTATTTTTGAAGATGGTAAAAGTCGTGCTCAATGTAAAGATTGTAAGAAACTGGTAATAGATGATAGTCATCATGGGACGAGTAATATGAATAGACATTTGAAAACATGCCCTGGACAGACTGGTGGATTATTGTCGGTGTCTGAATTCTGTTCCCAAAACTTTGATCTTGTGGTATTCCATAGCTTATTGGTAAAGGTCATCATCAAGCATAATCTTCCTTTTAGTTTTTCTGAATATGAGGGAATTAGGGCtttatttgcatatatatatcCTGATATTAAGTCACCATGTAGAAATACAATTAAAGTCTGTGTGTTGAGGatgttcaaaaatgaaaaacaaaggcTTCATAATTTGTTAGGCTCAGTTGAAGGTAGAATTTGTTTGACATTAGACTTATGGACCTCGCAACGCACTGATGGGtatcttgctcttgctgctcaCTTTGTAGACAAAGATTGGAAATTGCATAAgagaattttaagtttttgttacATGCCACATCCTCATACTGGTATTGCATTATCTGAGAAAATTAATGCATTGGTGACTGAGTGGGGGATTGAGAAGAAGTTATTTTCTATTACTTTGGATAATGCTTCTTCtaatatttcttttgtttgcATTTTGAAGAATCAATTGAATTTTAGAAGTCTTCTCGTGATGAATGGTGACCTCTTTCATATGCGTTGTTGTGCTCATGTCTTGAATTTGATAGTTCAAGATGGACTTAAAGAAATTGATCATTTGGTGATAGAAATTCGTGAATGCATCAAGTATATAAAGGGCTCTAAGGCTAGGAAACTAAAGTTTTATGAATGTGTTAGACAA TGGGATAAAATAATGAAGATTTCCAAGTTTTTTGGGTACTTTTATGAGGTTACGTGCTTATTCTCTGGGACAAAGTACCTTACATCAAATTTATTCTTCCCTAAGGTGTTCGtaatccaacttcaaattaagGCAGCCATGAATGACACTGAAAGTTTCATGAATAAGATGGGGACTTACATGTACATGAAGTTTGAGAAGTATTGGTTAGAGTACAGTTTGATTTTGGCAATTGCAATCATCTTAGACCCTCGTTATAAATTGCATTTTGCGGATTGGGCTTACACAAAACTTCATGGTGTGAATTCGGTTGAATTTACAAAGGTTAATGACAAATTGAATGATCTTTTTAGTGTGTACTTGGAAAAACTTCCGCATCTTGATAATTCAAATACTCCACTGAATTCAGTGCCTAATCATCAAACAGAATCTGTAGATGTTCTCTTTGAGGTAACctaa
- the LOC137715998 gene encoding U-box domain-containing protein 13-like, with product MAEIGGDPAMEEDRGALVQSLIDTINEIASISDYRCVVKKQYCNLARRLKLLTPMFEEIRDSKEEVSQDTLKALLSFMEALASAKELLRFGGESSKIYLVLEREQIMMKFHEVTARLEQALSGLSYENLDISDEVKEQVELVLAQFRRAKGRFDSPDVELYEDLLSIYSKNEAATDPTVLIRLVDKLELTGIAELTQESLALHEMVTFSGGDPGESIEKMSMLLKKIKDFVQTENPNMDAPAAEKNILASCSGQASTDKNQKVPPVIPDDFRCPISLELMKDPVIVSTGQTYERSCIERWLEAGHGTCPKTQQSLSNTTLTPNYALRSLIAQWCEANGIEPPKRPNSRPNKTASACSPAERTKIGILLHKLMSVNPEDQRSAAGEIRLLAKRNADNRVAIAEAGAIPLLVGLLSTPDSRTQEHAVTALLNLSICEDNKGSIISSGAIPGIVHVLKNGGMEARENAAATLFSLSVVDENKVRIGASGAIPPLVKLLSEGTQRGKKDAATALFNLCIYQGNKGKAVRAGVVSTLMKLLTEPGGGMVDEALAILAILSSHHEGKAAIGAAEAVPVLVEVIGTGSPRNRENAAAVLVHLCSGDQQHIIEAQKLGVMSLLLELAQNGTDRGKRKAAQLLERMNRFAEQQMQAQAQAQAEAQSETQSHPPTTTNAIGR from the exons ATGGCCGAGATCGGTGGTGACCCAGCTATGGAGGAAGACAGGGGAGCTCTGGTGCAGAGCCTGATCGACACGATCAACGAAATAGCTTCGATCTCCGACTACAGGTGTGTGGTCAAGAAGCAGTACTGCAATTTGGCGAGGAGGTTGAAGCTGCTGACCCCAATGTTCGAGGAGATTAGGGATAGCAAGGAGGAGGTCTCTCAGGACACTCTGAAGGCCTTGCTTTCGTTCATGGAAGCTCTGGCATCGGCCAAGGAGCTGCTCAGATTCGGAGGCGAAAGCAGCAAGATTTACCTG GTTTTGGAAAGGGAGCAAATTATGATGAAGTTTCATGAGGTGACAGCTCGATTGGAGCAAGCTTTAAGTGGACTTTCCTATGAAAATCTTGACATATCTGATGAAGTTAAGGAACAG GTTGAGCTTGTTCTTGCTCAGTTTAGAAGAGCCAAAGGAAGGTTCGATTCGCCTGATGTTGAGCTCTATGAAGATCTATTGTCCATTTACAGTAAAAATGAGGCAGCAACAGATCCAACTGTCCTAATAAGATTGGTCGATAAGTTAGAATTGACAGGGATAGCTGAACTGACACAAGAATCACTAGCCTTGCATGAGATGGTTACTTTCAGTGGTGGGGATCCTGGGGAGAGCATCGAGAAGATGTCAATGCTActgaaaaaaattaaggattttGTACAAACAGAAAATCCCAACATGGATGCTCCTGCAGCAGAAAAGAATATATTAGCAAGTTGCAGTGGGCAAGCATCCACTGACAAGAATCAAAAAGTCCCCCCAGTTATACCAGATGATTTTCGTTGCCCAATATCTTTGGAGTTAATGAAGGATCCCGTCATTGTTTCAACAGGGCAG ACATATGAACGTTCCTGTATTGAGAGGTGGCTGGAAGCAGGTCATGGGACATGTCCGAAAACACAACAGAGCCTATCTAACACCACCCTCACGCCGAACTACGCTTTACGTAGCCTCATTGCCCAGTGGTGCGAGGCAAATGGCATTGAACCACCAAAAAGACCCAATTCTCGACCTAATAAAACTGCATCCGCCTGCTCGCCAGCAGAACGCACTAAGATTGGAATTCTCCTCCACAAGCTGATGTCAGTAAACCCCGAAGACCAAAGGTCTGCTGCGGGTGAAATCCGCCTTCTTGCCAAACGTAATGCAGATAATCGTGTGGCTATTGCTGAAGCTGGTGCAATACCCCTGCTTGTAGGCCTCCTTTCAACCCCCGACTCCCGCACCCAAGAGCATGCTGTGACAGCACTCCTCAACCTTTCCATATGTGAGGATAACAAAGGAAGCATCATCTCCTCTGGAGCAATTCCTGGTATTGTTCATGTCCTCAAGAATGGAGGGATGGAAGCACGGGAAAATGCAGCTGCAACCCTTTTCAGCCTTTCTGTTGTGGATGAAAATAAAGTTAGAATTGGTGCTTCAGGAGCCATTCCGCCACTTGTTAAATTGCTGAGTGAAGGTACCCAAAGGGGGAAGAAAGATGCTGCAACTGCACTTTTTAACTTGTGCATTTATCAAGGTAACAAGGGGAAGGCAGTAAGGGCTGGTGTTGTTTCGACCCTAATGAAGCTGCTGACAGAACCTGGAGGTGGAATGGTGGATGAAGCACTTGCCATTCTAGCAATATTGTCTAGCCACCATGAAGGGAAAGCGGCCATTGGAGCAGCTGAAGCTGTGCCTGTTTTGGTTGAAGTTATTGGGACTGGATCTCCCCGAAACAGAGAAAATGCAGCTGCAGTTTTGGTGCATCTTTGTTCTGGAGACCAACAACATATAATAGAGGCTCAGAAACTCGGGGTGATGAGTTTGTTATTGGAGTTGGCACAAAATGGCACAGATAGAGGCAAGAGAAAGGCTGCGCAGTTACTTGAGCGAATGAATCGGTTTGCTGAGCAGCAGATGCAGGCGCAGGCCCAGGCACAAGCCGAGGCTCAGTCTGAGACCCAGTCACATCCACCCACTACTACAAATGCCATTGGCAGATga